Within the Deltaproteobacteria bacterium genome, the region GGCGGCAAAAGCCACTTCAAAGGCCACCTTCTCATTGGTAGCCCACTCGACATACATATCCACTTCCTTGGCTACGCTGGCTAAGGTTTCCATTATTTCGCTTGATGGGGTCCCTGGATAGGCAGCAGCGACCTGGACTCCCGCCTCAACGGCCCCCCTGGCTATGGCCTCATTGCCAAGCATGAAAAGCCTTTCTCCTGGTGCATCAGAACTGATAGTTAATCCTTTCAACGCCAGCCTCCTTTCTTAGATTATCTGTTGATTTAAAATATGGTAAGGGGTCCGAGACATAGGGAAATATAACCTCGTCTGTGTACCCTGCGGTGAGGACCTGAAATTTGTTGTCGAAGCACGGCAGTCACTATAGTAATCCTAGCCCCTATTGTCAAGAATAAAATTTAGGGCTTTCGCCACGGGGAGGGAGGCCGTTTAGCACCCACCTTAAATCATCACCCAGATCCCTTCTTGAGAAATATGATAAACTTCGCACCCTTACCCCTTTTACTCTCCACCTTTAACCTTCCCCCGAAGTCCTCGATGATCTTTAAGGAGATGGAGAGCCCAAGACCGGTCCCCTTGTCCGGTGACTTGGTAGTGTAGAAGGGATCAAAGACCTTATCAAGATCTTTGGTGGGGATGCCTTCCCCTGTATCCTTTATGGAGATGGTCACCCACCCATCCTTTTCCTCCTCAGTCCTAATGGATATTGACCCGCCTTGAGGCATGGCATCGGCGGCGTTTATCAATATATTGACCATAACCTGTTGCAGTTGATCGCTGTTTCCCCTGACGGGCGGAAGGTCGTCTCTTAAAGAGAGGTCAATGGCTATATCCTTAAACCCCTTTTGCACGGTCACCAGATTCAGAGAGTCTTGGATAACCAGATTTACATCTATATCCTCTATCTGTGAGGAGGGGGATCTTGAGAATTGCAAAAGGTCTTTGATGATGCGGTGGATCCTCTCCGTCTCCTTCCTCGTCCTCTCCACTAAGTCCACAAGGATTTCGTCGTCCCTCAGCTTCTTGCGCAGGATCTCCGTGTGACCCAATACTGAGGTCAATGGGTTCCCTATCTCATGGGCTACCCCAGCGGCCAATCTACCCACTAAGGCCAATTTTTCCGATAGCAAAAGCTCTTCTTGTGTCTCCTTTAACTTTTTGATGCTTGCCTCCAGATCCCTCTGTTTTTCGGCCAACCTCTCCACCATCTGATTAAAGGTCTTGGCCAACTGCCCTATCTCGTTCTCATATTCCACCTGCGCCCTTTGGTCCAATTCCCCTTCCCTTATCTGTTGCGCCACCTCCACCAATCTCTTTAAGGGGTTTACTACCACCCGTGCCAAGAGAAAACTCCCAAAGGTGACCAAGACCAGGGAGTCCAACAAGATCAAGATGAGGACCAACCTCCGAAAGACCACCAATCTCTCTGTTACATCAGCCAACGAAAAGGAGACCTGCACCCCTCCAATTACCCTCCCCCCCTTTATGAGGGGGGCTGTCAGGATGAGCCTCCTGTAA harbors:
- a CDS encoding HAMP domain-containing protein, with the protein product MKWLLRKVQVGLRTEIVLNIAILIVASLLLIGFTILKVSEKEVLEQKIAGGHIVLSSLQRGVAAFQGERWYQDPSLSRILIGFTQLREVEGIWIVDRDLRSLITRGRGGRYGEDLRKAIAQRTEEVRVERRGTLWWSFYRRLILTAPLIKGGRVIGGVQVSFSLADVTERLVVFRRLVLILILLDSLVLVTFGSFLLARVVVNPLKRLVEVAQQIREGELDQRAQVEYENEIGQLAKTFNQMVERLAEKQRDLEASIKKLKETQEELLLSEKLALVGRLAAGVAHEIGNPLTSVLGHTEILRKKLRDDEILVDLVERTRKETERIHRIIKDLLQFSRSPSSQIEDIDVNLVIQDSLNLVTVQKGFKDIAIDLSLRDDLPPVRGNSDQLQQVMVNILINAADAMPQGGSISIRTEEEKDGWVTISIKDTGEGIPTKDLDKVFDPFYTTKSPDKGTGLGLSISLKIIEDFGGRLKVESKRGKGAKFIIFLKKGSG